CATAGCGATGACGGTTTCGGCGAGTTTTTCCTCATCACCACCGGCCGCGATCATTGCCATCAGTGGGATTCCGAAGCTGCCAGCAAAGCTGAAAAAACTGCCGGTAAATGCCAACAAAAAGGCAAAAATTAGGTTCCAAGTACCTGCGAGTGCATGACGATCACGCTGGCTAAGCAAAGGGTTTTTGGTACTGATGCGTAATAAAAATAGCTCTTTGATCAACTTGCGGTGAATAACTAACCCCGTAATCGCAGCCAACAACATGGCCAGACCAAGAACACCCGTTAGAAATAGCCCCCAAGGAGATGGCAAATACAACCGCACATGAAGATCGACTAAAAAACGCGCCAATGCACCAGTCTGGTCAACGGCAAACAACTCGTCTTGCGTACCTTCACGCTGACTGAGCAACGCCCAGGTGCTCGGGTCAAACTCAGCCAACACACCGCGTACGGTATCTTCGCCATGATAATGAAAATATGCCCGCAGGCGATCCGAAGGCCCTGGAAATAGTGCAATCTCATCCATGTAGGCCGGATCAATGGTGTCGCCCATCGTTCGAATAGCATCGTCTAGACCAGGCGCAAAAATCGGTACATTCGCCTTTGGCAATGGGTTAGACCAACGGCCAATTTCATGTTCAAATACGGCCACCGCACCCGTAACAATCACTGCATATAGCAACAAACCCAGTACTAACGCCGACCAACTATGCAACGCAAGCATAATACGGTGTGTGCGGGTTCTATCTGACTTATCAATGACGGTACTCATACTATCCCTCGCTGAATCATCACATCGACAACAACCAACACCACGTTGGCGATCAACAACAAACCCGTAATCAAGCCTGCACGCTTGAGGTTTTCTGTCAGACAGACATAGAAAAAAAGCACTGCCCAAATAGCGGGAAACAGCGCCAGCGGCAATACAATATTGTTAACACCGGCTACGCCGGATGGCATCCATACGGCAGCACCGCTCATCACCGCAATCGCAGCGATAAAAACGACGGGGCCAGCCAGCACAAAACGCCAGCGCTGTTTATTCATCATTGTATTCTCTATACGGTTGTAGCCTGACAAACGAAAAACGCGAAAACCGATATTGCTATCGTGTTTTCACGTTTTTGCTTGTTTCGTTTTCTAGAGTAATCCGCTACCAGTTAAACTCAGTCACTAATCCAACGACACGAGGTGCACCTAAAACAGCATCGCCAAACTGACTCGTTTCATAGCGCTCTAACACATACTCTTCATTCAATACGTTGTTTGCGTAAACATAGGCTGCCCAATGTTTGGCTTCATACCCTGTTTTAACATTGATCAATTCATAATCATCCAAGGTCAGATCGGTACCGAGACGCGGTGCGCCCGAGCTGCCATAACTGGCGTTAGCACTCACGAAAAAACCGTTTGGATTCCGGTAGGTCGTACCAATGTTACGTGTCGCTTTACGTGCACCTGGGAATTCGTCCCCCGCATAATCGGTACCCACGCTTGGCTCTGCGAATTCGTCAAACCGGGTATTGGTAAACCCGATGCCGGCATCCAGTGTCCAGCCATCCATCAATAAGATGCTCGAGGTCATTTCAAAACCGTAGAGGTGCGATTTACCTGCATTAACAATCATCGAATCAAAACGACCACCTTCACCCTCAACATTTACCTGCTGGTTTTGCCAGTCTGTGTAGAAAATATTGGTTGTCAGCAAGACACGGTCATCCCAAAACTCTGCGCGCATCGAAAATTCATAGTTGGTGGTAAATTCTGCATCGTATTCATGAGCTTGCGAACGCAACACATTAAGGCTAACGCCACCCGGGCGATAGCCACGCTGAACGACAAAACCGGTCGTCAAATCGTCATTCCACGTCAGGTTAAAACCCAATTTTGGCAGCAGATTAAACGAGTCACTTGCACCACGAGAGACACCTGCCTGTGAAGAGATCAGTGCATCAATCACCGCATCAGCCTGCGGAATGCCTGTTGAAGATTTACGCTCACCCGACGATAGAATGCGTGATTCACGACGCTCATAATCCGCACGTAAACCCGTCAATAACGTGAAGTAATCCGACAGAACGATATCAAAATCCATAAATAACGCTGCGTTTTCGTAGTTTTCGCGCGATTCATTAGAAAAATCGAGTAACACCGCTGGAATCGGGCCACCCTCATCCGCATCAACCAAAGAATCACGTGTTGAATAACTGTCGTCCAACGCACCATTGGCATACCAGAGGCCAATAACCGCACGTAAATTATCCGCTTGTACGTTAAGCAAAAATTCCTGACTAAAGTTATCTTCAATCGAATCCTGCTTCAGATTG
The BD1-7 clade bacterium DNA segment above includes these coding regions:
- the fyuA_2 gene encoding Pesticin receptor translates to MLIRFATTFTSLALATSAAYANDTTEQSNQDASRTKVIVEEVIVTGQKVERSQMDTVTSVSVISGEAIDDATGLDDFYDILERMPNVARNGSFDFSIRGISGNGPTNANNGASTIGVFLDNSTLTARSLQAGALSTWDVESVEVLRGPQSTTSGRNSLAGAIYINTRDPEFNYDGKARASYGEYNTYQVAIAQNVAVTDFMAFRLTADRQHTDNFVENKTIDGNDWDRETNTLVRGKLLFTLPGDGDLLFTASNSKFGDYGDDGVINNVEDRVNIFNTPTTWFTDVNNYSIEYTQPLTDVLSFSSNTGYVESTFDRDSDADGQAGEANLKQDSIEDNFSQEFLLNVQADNLRAVIGLWYANGALDDSYSTRDSLVDADEGGPIPAVLLDFSNESRENYENAALFMDFDIVLSDYFTLLTGLRADYERRESRILSSGERKSSTGIPQADAVIDALISSQAGVSRGASDSFNLLPKLGFNLTWNDDLTTGFVVQRGYRPGGVSLNVLRSQAHEYDAEFTTNYEFSMRAEFWDDRVLLTTNIFYTDWQNQQVNVEGEGGRFDSMIVNAGKSHLYGFEMTSSILLMDGWTLDAGIGFTNTRFDEFAEPSVGTDYAGDEFPGARKATRNIGTTYRNPNGFFVSANASYGSSGAPRLGTDLTLDDYELINVKTGYEAKHWAAYVYANNVLNEEYVLERYETSQFGDAVLGAPRVVGLVTEFNW